A part of Arachis hypogaea cultivar Tifrunner chromosome 12, arahy.Tifrunner.gnm2.J5K5, whole genome shotgun sequence genomic DNA contains:
- the LOC112727575 gene encoding uncharacterized protein yields MASRLEPWNYLAGKVVMVTGASSGLGRDFCLDLARAGCRIVAAARRVDRLKSLCDEINRMTTPLGRGSDDGALRAAAAELDVTADGATIEKYVEKAWNAFGHIDALINNAGLRGNVKPAWELPEEEWNQVFKTNVTGTWLVSKYVCVRMRAAKIKGSIINISSIAGDNRGQLPGGVAYASSKAGVNMLTKVMALELGVHKIRVNSISPGLFKSEITEKLMEKDWLNQVAMKTVPLRTYGTSDPALTTLVRYLVHDSSDYVTGNNFIVDAGTTLPGVPIYSSL; encoded by the exons ATGGCGTCACGACTAGAGCCATGGAACTACCTTGCGGGAAAAGTTGTTATGGTCACTGGCGCCTCATCAGGCCTTGGCCGTGACTTCTGCCTCGATCTTGCTCGTGCGGGCTGCCGGATTGTCGCGGCAGCTCGCCGCGTTGATCGGCTGAAGTCCCTTTGTGACGAGATCAACAGAATGACGACGCCCCTGGGTAGAGGCAGTGATGACGGGGCCCTCCGAGCAGCTGCAGCGGAGCTTGACGTGACCGCCGACGGCGCCACCATCGAGAAGTACGTGGAGAAGGCGTGGAATGCATTTGGCCATATTGATGCGTTGATCAACAACGCTGGTCTTAGAG GAAATGTGAAACCGGCTTGGGAATTACCTGAGGAGGAATGGAATCAAGTGTTCAAAACTAACGTAACTGGGACTTGGTTAGTGTCAAAatatgtatgcgtacgcatgcgTGCTGCTAAGATAAAAGGATCCATTATCAATATCTCATCAATTGCTGGTGACAACAGAGGCCAGTTGCCGGGGGGTGTTGCCTATGCTTCTTCAAAGGCAGGCGTCAATATGCTCACCAag GTTATGGCATTGGAATTAGGAGTACATAAAATCAGAGTGAATTCTATATCACCTGGACTTTTCAAATCTGAGATTACTGAAAAATTAATGGAGAAAGATTGGCTGAATCAAGTGGCCATGAAAACCGTACCTTTGAGGACATACGGCACTTCGGATCCAGCATTAACAACACTTGTTCGTTACTTAGTTCATGATTCTTCTGATTATGTCACCGGCAACAATTTTATTGTTGATGCCGGAACAACCTTACCGGGTGTACCTATTTATTCATCTTTATGA